GACGCTCAGCGAGTTGATCACGATGTGCAGCTCCGGCGTGAACTCGCCCTTCCAACCAGGTGGGAGCTTCGCGACGACGCGCCCCACCGTCGGGGAGATGTACTCACGGAGCCGCACCCTCACGTTGTGCCGGACCAAGCGCACGCCATAGAACATGCGGTTGACGTAGCCGTTCGGCTTCGCGTCGGCCGGCAGCTCCCCTGCGGGCACGTTGATGAACTGCGTCTCGTCGACCTCGCACGCCGGTCGCTTGCTGCGCTTGCCGCGTCCCCGCAGCTTCGGCTCCGCCGCGGCCCGCGCCGCCTTCCGGCGAGCCTTGCCCTGCCGTTGCTTCTCCGCCTTCTCGCGCAGCGACGAAGGCGTCGGTCCGCCACCCGAGCCGCCCGACGTACCACCCCCGCCCTTGGCCTCGAGGCGCTTCCGGAGAGCCCGGTTCTCTTCGATCAGCCGAGCCACCTGCTCGCTCAGCGCGGACAACGCTGCCATCAGCTCCGCGTTCCGCTGTTCGAGCTCTGCTATCCGCTGCTGCGCCTCGTGCGACACCCATACCTTAGATCACAGCCTGTCGCTCATGTCGATCCCCTACGCCGCTGCCGACGCCCTCACGCGGCGCCAGCGGCCGCCAGGGACCTTTTGAGAAGTCTCCCGACGACGAGCTGTTCTGTCTCGCGTTTCCATACGACCTTGGCGCAACAGCGACGGCGACACTGCTGCCTGGAGCTCGATGACCACGTCGGGGCGGCCCAGTCGATTCAAGTTGACACCGGCGCGCGACTCGCTGAACTATTTCGTCCATGGTGCTGGTGGCAGTCGATGTGCGGGTCAGGGTGGTTCTCGTAGCACTGGTGTTCGTGGCGGGGCTCGCCTGGACCCCCACGCTGCAAGCGCAAGCCGTGAGCCCAGCGACCGACAACGAAGAAGAGGCCCGAGCGCTCTTCATCGCGGGGCGGAGCGCGTTCGATCAGGGGCGGTTCGAGGAGGCGCTGAGCCACTTCAAGCGTTCCTACGAGCTCAGCGGTCGACCTGAGCTGCTCTACAACATCGGCACCGCAGCCGACCGCGTCGGCCGACTCGAGGAGGCGATCACCGCCTTCCGTTCCTATCTCGAGGGCAGCCCCGATTCCCCCAGGCGGCCCCAAATCGAGGCTCGGTTGGAGGTGTTGGATCAGCAGCTCGCCAACCAACGCGCGCTCGAACAGCGAGCGGGCGTCGCGCCCTCGCCCGAGGATGCCGCACGCGCCGCGATGGGCAGGCCCGCGGGACCGGCCGGCGCGGACCTCTCCGATACCGACGAGAGTGGACGATCGAGGGGCCTCACGATCGGTCTGGTGAGCGCGAGCGTCGTCGTCGTCGCCGTCGTCGTCGTCCTGAGCGTCGTGCTCACCGGCCGCGAGTCGCAGCCCAACTACACGGTGCGTGGTGACAGCGGCAACGTGATCTTGACGCTGCGAGGGGCACCATGAAGCGAGTCCTCGTGACGCTCGCCGTAGCGGCTCTGGGCTACTCTGGCTGCACGTCGACGCCAACCGCGTCGCAGGTCGTCGTGTTCGTCTACGCCGACCCGGGGGTGCTCGCCCGCGCTACCAGGCTGCGTGTCCAGGTGTTCGGCGGAACGCGCCAAGGCGGCAGCCTCGTGCCGGACGAGCTCGTCGAGCAAGAGGACTACGACCCCACCGTGCGACGGCAGCTTGTGCTCGCCCCGGCCGGGAACGACCCCGACCGCTTGTTTCGCGTGGTGGCGCACGGCATCGAAGTGGTCGGCGGGGCCGAGGTGTCGTTCGTCACCACCAGCGTGGTCAGCGGCTATGTGGCCGAGGAGACGCGTGTCATCGAGCTGCGCCTCTGGGACACCTGTGTCTCCGTCACGTGTGCCAACGCGGACCAGGGCTGCGTGGACGCCGTATGCGGTAGCAACTACAAGCCGCCCGGCTCGCTCGAAGGTTTCGAAGAGTGCGCGGAGGGCCTCGAGCGCTGCGCGGACGGGTGCGTCGACCTCGACGATGACGAAGACAACTGCGGAACGTGCGCCAACGCGTGCCAGGCCGGGACACGCGGCGCCGCGGCGTGCGAGGCCGGCGCGTGCACGCTGGTCTGTCCCCCGGGGTTCGCCACGTGCGACGGCGACCTGACCGATTGCCAGACCGACGTGACCACGGCGTCGAGCTGTGGTGCGTGCGGATTCACGTGCGGTGGCGCAACCCCGGTGTGCCTTGGGTCGGATGGCACCTACGGCTGTTCGGACTCCTGCGGCTCCCTGGCCCTGTGCGGCACCAGCTGCGCGGACACGGAGAGCAACGCCATCCACTGCGGGATGTGCGACAACGAGTGTCCCGTGGTGGACCACGGCGTGCCGACGTGTGCACTCGGGGCGTGTAGCTTCGCGTGCATGGAGGGCTTCGGCGACTGCGACGGTGACCCTGCGAACGGGTGCGAGACCGACCTCACGCGCACCGCAGCGAACTGCAGCGAGTGCGGGAACGTCTGCGCCACCACTGCCAACTCCAGCCCTCGCTGCACCAATTCGATGTGCTCGATTACGTGTGCGTCCGGCTACTCGAACTGCGACAACGACCCCGCCACGGGATGCGAGGTGCGGATCGAGCGCGACCCCGTCAACTGTGGCGTGTGTGGGTTCATCTGCCCGTCGCCTCCCACGAACGCGGCATCGCAGTGCTCCAACTTTTCATGCAGCTTCGTCTGCAACGCAGGCTTCGGCAACTGCGATGGCAACTGGGGCAACGGCTGCGAAGTCGACCTACGGAGCAACCACGACAACTGCTTCCAGTGTGGCAACAACTGCGGTCCGGCGAACTGCGTCGACGCCACGTGCACCTGCCCCGCCAACACGCTGGGGTGTGGGTCACCCATGGACTGCTGCGACAACGCGACCGAGTTCTGTAACGTCAATCAGGGCTTCGTCTGTCAGCCTCAGCCGTAGCGTCCATTGCACTGCGGGTGCGCCGTCCGACCGAACGCGCGGTCGCCCACCGAGCGCCCGGGACGAGGTCACGCGGTGTCGGTCGTGGGGAGCCTTCAGCTACCCACACCGCATGCAGTACTGCCGCTCGGGTCCGCACCGGTGCCCTCGGTGCTTGCTCCCCGAAGGCCTGATCCCTGCGCGTTCAGAACGCCTGGTTGTCCGCGGCGACGCCGCCCGCGCCAGCTTCCGGTCCGGTGCCGCCACCCGTCCCGGGGGTGCCCAGCGTGAACGTCACCGTCGCGGACGCGGGCGCCGCTCCAAAGTACGCGATGCCGAGCGAGTGACCGCCGCCGCCGCCGCCGCCCGTCCCACCGACGCCACCGGGGCCGCCCATGCCCCCGCCGCATGCGCCGTAGGGGGACGACCCGCCACCCGCGCCAGCGCCGCCCGGACCACCGTCCTGACCCGCGCCGCCGGCGCCGCCGTCGCCGCCGTCGCCAGTCTGGATGCTCACGTCGGTGAAGACGAGACTCGCATTCACGCTGATGATCCCGATGCTCGACCCGCCCGGCTGGCCGCCGGTGCCACCCACGCCCCCACAGCCGCCGGTGCCACCCGAGCCGCCGCTCGCACCACCGAAGGAGTTGACTGGGCACACTCCAAAGCTGCTGGCGCCGCCGCCCCCGCCGCTGACCGACAGCGTGTTGCGCAGTTAGGATGTTGAACGAAGCCGCTCCGCGGCAGG
This sequence is a window from Sandaracinaceae bacterium. Protein-coding genes within it:
- a CDS encoding tetratricopeptide repeat protein, whose translation is MVLVAVDVRVRVVLVALVFVAGLAWTPTLQAQAVSPATDNEEEARALFIAGRSAFDQGRFEEALSHFKRSYELSGRPELLYNIGTAADRVGRLEEAITAFRSYLEGSPDSPRRPQIEARLEVLDQQLANQRALEQRAGVAPSPEDAARAAMGRPAGPAGADLSDTDESGRSRGLTIGLVSASVVVVAVVVVLSVVLTGRESQPNYTVRGDSGNVILTLRGAP